The following nucleotide sequence is from Mucilaginibacter sp. cycad4.
AGCGGACAGGCGTTGTCAGCCAGCTAATGTAATACGTTTTATACTTACTATAAGTTGCCCCGTTTAGTATAAAACCAAAATGGCCCATATGTAATAGCCACACCAGGCATCTCCTGAAACGAAAACTCAACGGAATATTTTAGCAGAAGTAATTTACAGTATCAGTGAAAAAGCTTAATTTTCGCCAACTTTACTTTATCACTTTATCCGATCAAAACAATAATGTACCGGTTGTTTTCTGTTTTACGCGCTGCAGCATTACTGCTTGTTTTGTTAGGTTCTTATATCCCGTATTTATCGGCACAGGCCCCGGTTATTAAATATACAACGCCGCATGTATACAGGATCAATAATCCCATAACGCCTTTAGCTCCAACTAATACAGGAGGTGCGGTGCCGGAAACTATTTATGGGCAGGTGAGTAAAATAGCGGGCGGCGGTACCCCCGGATATTTTTATACGGTAACAAGTGTAACGGTTGACCCGGCCGGAAATGTATTTGTTGCGGATTGGGCCGATAATAGAATTTACAAATTGACTCCTGCAGGAGATATTTCAACATTTGTGGGACATTCAGAAGCTGGTTGGGACGATGGGCAGGGTACCGCCGCAACAATTTATGAACCTGATGCACTGCTTTCGGATGCTGCCGGCAATATATATTTCAGCGATCAGGCAAGTCACCTGATACGGAAAATAACACCGGGAGGTTTGGTTAAAACAATTGCGGGAACGCCGCATGCGCCGGGTTTTGCTAATGGCACGGGTTCGGCCGCTAAGTTCGACAACCCGAGAGGCTTAGCCATAGATAATGCAGGGAATATCTATGTTGCTGATCAGGCTAATAACCGGATCAGGAAAGTTACACCAGGCGGCGAGGTATCCACTTATGCAGGCAGCGGCGCTTCGGGCGGTAATAACGGCCCTGCAGCTTCCGCATCGTTTAACACACCCACCGGTGTTGCGTTTGATGTTGCAGGTAACTTATATGTTTCGGATGTTGGAAATAGCGCCGTACGAAAAATAACCCCTGCGGGCATAGTATCTACATTTGCAACCGGTTTGAATTTTCCGCGTGAGCTTAAGGTAGATGGCACCGGTAATGTGTATGTTGCCGAGCAGGATGGCAACACTATAAAAAGAATAAGCCCTAACGGAACAACTACAATTATTGCAGGGGGCGGCAAAAAAGATGCCGGCGGAGCAGCATCCTGGTTTAACGGGCCGCTTGGATTAGCAATGGACGGAAAGGGTAATTTATTTATTGGCGAAAACGTTAACAACGACGTTAGAAAGATAGTAATAACCGGCTACACCATTAATAAGGCTTTACCGGCAGGACTTGTATTTGACCCTAAAACAGGTATCATAACAGGTACGCCAACTGTTTTATCGCCACCAACGGATTACACGGTTACGGCCTATAATGCCACCGGCAGCAACAGCACAACTGTAAATATAGAAGTAGCAGATTTTACCCTGCTTCCCTCAGTCATTACTTTTCCGCCCCCGGTGGTTGTGCATATCGATCCGGATAATATTTTGCATCCCGGGGCTACCAGTAATAATACCAACACCGAAACGCCTGTTACTTATACCAGCAGTAACCCCGATGTAGCTTATGTAGGTGCCGATGGGCAAATTCACGTTGTAGCTCCCGGCAAAACAATTATAACAGCTTACCAGGCCGGAGATGAGGGATATTTGGCCGCCGTCCCCGTGCCCAGAACATTTACCATTACACAGGACCAGGTGATCACTTTTCCTGCCATTGCTAACAAAACTACCTGTGATCCTGATTTCCCGGCTGGGGCAACAAGTTCTAATTCAACCATTCCGCT
It contains:
- a CDS encoding gliding motility-associated C-terminal domain-containing protein; translation: MYRLFSVLRAAALLLVLLGSYIPYLSAQAPVIKYTTPHVYRINNPITPLAPTNTGGAVPETIYGQVSKIAGGGTPGYFYTVTSVTVDPAGNVFVADWADNRIYKLTPAGDISTFVGHSEAGWDDGQGTAATIYEPDALLSDAAGNIYFSDQASHLIRKITPGGLVKTIAGTPHAPGFANGTGSAAKFDNPRGLAIDNAGNIYVADQANNRIRKVTPGGEVSTYAGSGASGGNNGPAASASFNTPTGVAFDVAGNLYVSDVGNSAVRKITPAGIVSTFATGLNFPRELKVDGTGNVYVAEQDGNTIKRISPNGTTTIIAGGGKKDAGGAASWFNGPLGLAMDGKGNLFIGENVNNDVRKIVITGYTINKALPAGLVFDPKTGIITGTPTVLSPPTDYTVTAYNATGSNSTTVNIEVADFTLLPSVITFPPPVVVHIDPDNILHPGATSNNTNTETPVTYTSSNPDVAYVGADGQIHVVAPGKTIITAYQAGDEGYLAAVPVPRTFTITQDQVITFPAIANKTTCDPDFPAGATSSNSTIPLTYVSSNPAVATVSATGAVHIIAAGSTSITASQTGNDLYNAATPKSQLLTVTAPVMPSVHITPDFYNSCDGLEVTYTADAQNAGNNPTYQWQVNGQNSGGHTNTYISSTLHTSDIITCVVTNNDGCAPLTSPVSNEATIKADLNVTLSLSISSSVSGTIISGTPVTFKAVSPNTLDNPVYQWYVNGQNAGGNSATFTSNSLVDGDEISCNMISGGKCIINPSVNSNAITVSVIVPEKIVVPNTFTPNGDGYNDTWFIPGLLSYANCTVNIYNRYGAMMYRSVGYQQPWDGTNNGKSVPSGAYYYVIDTKNGSAKLSGEVTVLR